In one window of Defluviimonas sp. SAOS-178_SWC DNA:
- the uraH gene encoding hydroxyisourate hydrolase gives MAGYLTTHVLDTARGCPAQGMKIDLYRIDGEERSHIRTVVTNSDGRTDAHVLPVPEFRTGTYELVFHAGAYLDEVAVPSEDVRFLDVIPLRFGMSEQMHYHVPLLLSPYSYSTYRGS, from the coding sequence ATGGCTGGCTATCTTACAACCCATGTTCTCGACACCGCACGTGGATGCCCGGCGCAGGGAATGAAAATCGACCTCTACCGTATCGACGGCGAAGAGCGCAGCCATATCCGCACCGTCGTGACAAATAGCGATGGCCGGACCGACGCGCATGTTCTGCCTGTGCCCGAATTCCGGACCGGCACCTACGAGCTTGTCTTCCATGCCGGTGCATATCTCGACGAGGTCGCGGTGCCGTCCGAAGACGTGCGTTTCCTCGATGTGATCCCGCTGCGCTTCGGCATGTCGGAGCAGATGCACTATCACGTGCCGCTTCTGCTGTCGCCGTACAGCTATTCTACGTATCGCGGCAGCTGA